One genomic segment of Panicum virgatum strain AP13 chromosome 2N, P.virgatum_v5, whole genome shotgun sequence includes these proteins:
- the LOC120661161 gene encoding E3 ubiquitin-protein ligase RNF4-like — translation MSTVSGTRRTPRRQTQDGLAGKVVVNLEGSPHGVPATVAGAQNSPIDVEAIEDEVQAISPSRVPPPRNRRTRRRPVTVVDLEVEGVQEGNKRQRVVPVDYLSQHKGEGSSFQSNKEVSKEPIFNCPICWNKMEDPSTTSCGHIFCSTCIKQAIKVQKKCPTCRKGLRANSIHRIYLPSTAS, via the exons ATGAGCACTGTCAGCGGCACAAGGCGTACCCCGAGGAGACAGACCCAAGATGGGTTAGCTGGTAAAGTAGTGGTGAACTTGGAAGGTAGCCCTCATGGAGTACCAGCTACTGTTGCTGGTGCACAAAACTCACCTATTGATGTGGAAGCCATTGAAGATGAAGTGCAGGCAATATCGCCCTCACGAGTGCCCCCTCCA AGGAACAGGAGAACCAGGAGGCGACCTGTAACAGTAGTTGACTTGGAGGTGGAAGGTGTCCAGGAAG GGAACAAACGGCAGAGGGTTGTACCTGTAGATTACCTCTCTCAACATAAGGGAGAAGGGTCTAGCTTTCAG TCAAATAAGGAGGTTTCCAAGGAACCAATTTTTAACTGCCCAATATGTTGGAACAAGATGGAGGATCCCTCCACAACGTCTTGTGGCCATATCTTCTGCAGCACGTGCATCAAGCAAGCCATCAAGGTTCAGAAGAAATGTCCAACGTGCAGGAAGGGCCTGAGAGCAAATAGTATCCATCGGATTTACCTTCCAAGCACTGCTAGTTAA